In Microbulbifer sp. GL-2, the following are encoded in one genomic region:
- a CDS encoding SDR family oxidoreductase, producing the protein MKILITGASGLLGRSVFKQFSSNPDFSVTGAAFSRVDEQLIRLDLSDSDAVKACLQEIEPDMVIHCAAERWPDRCADNPDTAWQLNVSSTELLAGHCSEISAQLVYISTDYVFDGSAAPYSADDTPNPVNFYGRSKLAGEEAVLKNGNHWVLRLPWLFGPVIYLEESGITALLDTLREEKPVTLDHWAIRFPTSVEEVAEVLEQCLLKIRSGKKFEGIYQWSGDTACTRYELAQLIAETCGLNAKHLNANSEPNFSVPRPYNCQLDKSRLTGLGIKGCESLQQQLARNLKPFIDN; encoded by the coding sequence GTGAAAATCCTGATTACCGGCGCCTCAGGCCTGTTAGGCCGCAGTGTATTCAAACAATTTTCCAGCAATCCGGATTTTTCCGTTACCGGAGCCGCTTTTTCCCGGGTGGATGAACAGTTAATTCGCCTGGACTTATCTGATAGCGACGCAGTAAAAGCTTGTTTGCAGGAAATTGAGCCCGACATGGTAATTCATTGCGCTGCCGAGCGCTGGCCGGACCGCTGTGCTGACAATCCAGATACCGCCTGGCAACTTAATGTCAGCAGCACAGAGCTCCTAGCAGGGCACTGTAGCGAAATCAGTGCACAGCTGGTGTATATCAGTACCGATTATGTCTTCGACGGCAGTGCCGCACCCTATTCTGCCGATGACACACCCAATCCCGTGAACTTTTATGGCCGCAGTAAACTGGCCGGAGAAGAAGCGGTATTAAAAAACGGTAACCATTGGGTATTAAGGTTGCCATGGCTGTTTGGTCCCGTGATCTACCTGGAAGAATCCGGTATTACCGCCCTGCTGGATACACTGCGTGAAGAAAAGCCAGTCACATTGGACCACTGGGCAATTCGCTTTCCCACCAGCGTCGAGGAGGTGGCAGAAGTATTGGAGCAATGCCTGCTAAAGATCCGTAGCGGCAAAAAATTTGAAGGCATCTATCAATGGAGCGGCGATACCGCCTGCACCCGCTATGAGCTCGCACAACTTATCGCCGAGACCTGCGGCCTAAATGCCAAGCACCTCAACGCAAATAGCGAGCCCAATTTTTCTGTACCGCGCCCTTACAATTGTCAGCTGGATAAATCCCGGCTTACAGGTTTGGGTATAAAAGGCTGTGAGTCATTGCAACAGCAACTGGCCCGTAATTTAAAACCATTTATCGATAATTAA
- a CDS encoding flagellar hook-basal body complex protein: MSLLSVVGNSLSGFKAFTRKLDNLSHNVANMNSPGFKKQDSFFRELNDNGLGDGVRFSGTKTHFSQGDIFSTGQNTDLAIEGDGFFIIENEGEFLYTRAGQFTFVDDLLVDTTTGGAILGLSESGELQEITTSEWQSSTFSPTTEVNLSGNLSSLSASDTEFPLSSDPPITVDVYDSVGTLHSLTLKYRKEASGDWTAEVHDSNNNLVGSGLLGFTSAGSPIAGANELLVQLELSDNLTHDITFKIGEPGEFDGLTSFPSQTANLSALSVDGRGEGVLQSTEFNLNGDLVLTYSNGVVEEPFTIALANFIDLSSLEVLSNSLFKAESSPDVIATADESIVGSIRSSSLERSNVDVTDEFSEIIIIQRGYQACSQVLTVSNQMIEELYNSSKGG; this comes from the coding sequence ATGTCGTTACTTAGTGTTGTAGGTAATAGTTTATCTGGGTTTAAAGCATTTACCAGAAAGTTAGATAACCTGAGCCATAATGTTGCCAATATGAATTCTCCCGGTTTTAAAAAGCAAGACAGTTTTTTTAGGGAGTTAAATGATAATGGACTTGGTGACGGTGTACGATTTTCCGGCACAAAAACTCATTTCAGCCAGGGGGATATTTTTAGTACAGGTCAAAATACTGATTTGGCTATAGAGGGCGATGGCTTTTTTATTATAGAAAACGAAGGTGAATTTCTATATACACGTGCGGGGCAATTTACATTTGTTGATGATCTGCTTGTAGATACTACCACTGGTGGGGCAATTTTGGGGTTATCCGAAAGTGGCGAATTGCAGGAAATTACTACGTCGGAGTGGCAGTCATCAACTTTTTCACCCACTACAGAAGTAAACTTATCAGGAAATTTAAGTTCACTTTCTGCGTCAGATACTGAATTCCCACTTAGTAGTGACCCGCCCATTACGGTCGATGTTTATGACTCTGTTGGAACATTACACTCGCTAACTCTCAAATATAGGAAAGAGGCTTCTGGCGATTGGACTGCAGAAGTTCATGATAGTAATAACAACTTAGTGGGTAGTGGTCTGTTAGGGTTCACTTCTGCCGGGTCGCCGATTGCGGGGGCTAATGAGCTTTTGGTACAATTGGAGCTATCGGATAACCTCACTCATGACATTACGTTTAAAATTGGCGAACCAGGGGAATTTGATGGTCTAACAAGTTTTCCATCTCAAACTGCCAATTTATCTGCGCTGAGTGTCGATGGGCGAGGGGAAGGAGTCTTGCAAAGTACGGAATTTAATTTGAATGGAGACTTAGTTCTAACCTACTCCAATGGTGTAGTTGAGGAACCGTTTACAATTGCACTTGCTAATTTTATAGACCTTAGTTCCCTCGAGGTTTTATCAAATAGTCTTTTCAAAGCTGAAAGCTCACCGGATGTAATAGCAACTGCAGATGAGTCTATTGTTGGAAGTATTAGGTCATCTTCATTAGAACGCTCTAATGTAGATGTTACAGATGAATTTTCTGAAATTATAATTATCCAGCGAGGTTATCAAGCCTGTTCGCAAGTCCTTACTGTTTCTAATCAAATGATTGAAGAATTATATAATAGCTCAAAGGGTGGATAA
- a CDS encoding sigma-70 family RNA polymerase sigma factor gives MSIEDNVLTEMWDTLSRSGMSNARTWLYEYYKDYGYYIAKRIYSRRKFTGVDINDLYQLADVGLIEAIDRYDRTKKVNFKTYAAFRIRGSIANGLESYSERASYYACVNARKQIQQEVNFSDENFESNLFQTLISITLNLGYSYVLDAYDYVDEIGSNESPYTSPEYSSFLSEIMNKVARMSNIHQDVIRMRYFEEASFSEIGRALNLSKTRSAQLHSEAIQLLRKSINSRLDFEC, from the coding sequence ATGTCTATTGAGGACAATGTATTAACTGAAATGTGGGATACCCTCAGTCGTTCCGGCATGAGTAATGCTCGCACATGGCTTTATGAGTACTATAAGGATTATGGTTACTATATTGCAAAGCGTATATATTCCCGCAGAAAATTTACAGGTGTAGATATTAATGATTTATATCAATTGGCCGATGTTGGGCTGATTGAAGCGATAGATAGATATGATAGAACAAAGAAAGTAAACTTTAAGACATATGCAGCGTTTCGTATTAGAGGTAGTATTGCAAATGGTCTTGAAAGTTATTCAGAAAGGGCGAGCTATTATGCCTGTGTTAATGCAAGGAAACAAATACAGCAAGAAGTAAATTTTTCAGATGAAAATTTTGAAAGTAATTTATTTCAAACATTAATATCTATAACTTTGAACTTGGGTTATTCATATGTGCTTGACGCATATGATTACGTTGACGAGATTGGTAGTAACGAATCTCCGTATACATCCCCAGAGTATAGCTCTTTTTTGTCAGAAATTATGAATAAAGTAGCGAGAATGTCGAATATTCATCAGGATGTTATAAGAATGCGATATTTTGAGGAGGCTAGTTTTTCTGAAATTGGTAGGGCTTTGAATCTTAGTAAAACTAGATCTGCCCAGCTTCATAGCGAAGCTATACAATTATTACGGAAGTCAATCAATAGCAGGCTTGATTTTGAGTGTTAG
- a CDS encoding FliM/FliN family flagellar motor C-terminal domain-containing protein yields MSESREIDMLELSEFNESDGSKLFDRINPKFLKGIEVEIKVEFGHTSIALEELTSLSIGNIVKLDAPSEQYVDLKIGDQIFAKGLLVVVDGCYGVKIEEVFRV; encoded by the coding sequence ATGTCTGAGAGTCGTGAAATAGATATGTTGGAGTTATCTGAGTTTAATGAGAGTGATGGAAGTAAGTTATTTGACAGGATAAACCCAAAATTTCTTAAAGGGATTGAGGTCGAAATAAAGGTTGAATTTGGTCATACGAGTATCGCTTTAGAGGAGTTAACCTCACTTTCTATAGGGAATATAGTCAAGTTGGACGCTCCTTCTGAGCAATATGTAGATCTTAAAATTGGGGATCAAATTTTTGCGAAGGGACTGCTAGTTGTAGTTGATGGCTGTTATGGAGTAAAGATTGAAGAGGTCTTTAGAGTTTGA
- a CDS encoding FliM/FliN family flagellar motor switch protein, whose product MEEKELFETLNSNILSHSEKWFGHSSVEFVAKNAFELEILNDYASYVSDGLFICFPVENKLTLLKEIVKTSVVSEDLEHAITSRVLHDFLSDFSSNFPGVQEVNTLESKLPKNLHSYGSGWIAVDIVLHKEFLFRCYLAEDVVKKLTGNPREFFPNNSSFGSFSSLFKGLELEFSAGVGMIRLGLQQLKDLEVGDVVKTDVKINEEVNLISSNNQLYIRGYICERNSCRSVLISGLSEA is encoded by the coding sequence ATGGAAGAGAAAGAACTTTTTGAGACGCTAAATTCTAACATTTTAAGTCATTCTGAAAAGTGGTTTGGGCATAGCTCTGTTGAGTTTGTGGCAAAAAACGCATTTGAGCTTGAAATCTTAAATGATTATGCCAGTTATGTTTCAGATGGTTTATTTATCTGTTTTCCTGTTGAAAATAAGTTAACCTTGCTCAAAGAAATCGTTAAAACATCAGTTGTTAGCGAGGATCTAGAGCATGCTATAACCTCAAGAGTATTACATGATTTTTTATCCGACTTTTCCTCTAATTTTCCTGGGGTTCAAGAGGTAAATACGTTAGAAAGCAAATTGCCTAAGAACTTACATAGTTATGGCTCTGGGTGGATCGCAGTCGATATTGTTCTCCATAAAGAGTTTTTATTTAGGTGCTACTTGGCTGAAGATGTAGTTAAGAAATTAACAGGAAATCCGAGAGAGTTTTTCCCTAACAATTCAAGCTTTGGTAGTTTTTCATCCTTATTTAAGGGTTTAGAGTTGGAGTTTTCTGCTGGCGTAGGCATGATTCGATTGGGTTTGCAACAGCTAAAAGATTTGGAAGTTGGAGATGTCGTCAAAACTGATGTGAAGATTAACGAGGAAGTAAACTTGATTTCAAGTAACAATCAATTGTACATACGGGGCTATATTTGTGAGAGAAATTCTTGCAGGTCTGTATTGATTAGTGGTCTGAGTGAGGCCTAG
- a CDS encoding flagellar hook capping FlgD N-terminal domain-containing protein, with amino-acid sequence MSIDAVGRVAGEQPLNEQSTVNLDEFMRIFITQLNYQDPLDPVDNREFLTQLAEFSNLEIAKSSQDNISDLLEVSAVSQSLGLLGKTVEVNGSSGAIIGSVSSIRFSDGLPLLTLTTSANEVIADLSPAEVRIIRE; translated from the coding sequence ATGTCTATTGATGCTGTTGGCAGAGTTGCAGGGGAGCAACCCTTAAATGAACAGAGTACCGTTAATTTAGATGAATTTATGCGCATCTTTATAACCCAGCTTAACTATCAGGACCCGTTGGACCCTGTTGATAACCGTGAATTCCTTACACAGTTGGCTGAATTCTCCAATCTTGAAATTGCTAAGTCGTCACAAGACAATATTTCAGACTTATTAGAAGTCAGCGCTGTCAGTCAATCTCTAGGTCTACTTGGTAAAACTGTAGAAGTAAATGGTAGTAGCGGTGCAATTATTGGGAGTGTCTCTTCAATTAGATTTTCTGATGGTTTACCCTTGCTTACTCTGACTACATCGGCTAATGAAGTTATCGCAGATTTATCTCCTGCTGAAGTTCGAATTATTAGGGAGTAA
- the argS gene encoding arginine--tRNA ligase, with protein sequence MNIRQLLSDKFQAAMLAAGIPEECGPFVAPAKKAGFGDYQANGAMGAAKRMGTNPRELASKILEQLDKGDMIEKVEIAGPGFLNIHLSEQWLSQQLLSAQGDKRLNIASVEEPKTVVIDYSHPNLAKEMHVGHLRTTIIGDALARLLEFQGHKVVRQNHMGDWGTQFGMLLAHLSDKLADSDAEVALADLEVFYREAKVRFDEEEGFADRAREYVVKLQGGDEQCLKLWKQFIDISISHCEEIYSKLNVTLKQEDVYAESQYNDDLPVLVKELLDRGIAVEDQGAIVVFLEEMADKEGNPSPMIIQKKGGGYLYATTDLAAIRYRANQLGADRILYVVDARQSLHLQQAFVASRKAGFLPETLSLEHCAFGTMMGDDGKPFKTRTGGTVKLAALLDEAVERAEKLVSEKNPELDAKTCAEIARKVGIGAVKYADLSKTRTNDYIFSWESMLSFEGNTAPYLQYAYTRVRSIFRKAGIEPNALKGDIQLESPQERILAVKLSQFGEVLDQVAKDTFPHVLCTYLYELASAYMSFYEACPVLKEGVSEQQKQSRLQLCNLVASTIATGLDLLGIEVMEQM encoded by the coding sequence ATGAATATTCGCCAACTCCTCTCCGATAAATTCCAGGCCGCCATGCTCGCCGCCGGTATCCCCGAAGAATGCGGCCCCTTCGTGGCACCTGCGAAGAAAGCCGGATTTGGCGACTACCAGGCCAACGGCGCCATGGGCGCTGCCAAACGCATGGGTACCAACCCGCGCGAGCTGGCCAGCAAGATCCTTGAGCAACTGGACAAGGGCGATATGATCGAAAAGGTCGAGATTGCAGGCCCTGGCTTCTTAAACATCCATCTGAGTGAACAGTGGCTGAGCCAGCAACTATTGTCCGCCCAAGGCGACAAGCGCCTGAATATCGCCTCGGTTGAAGAGCCCAAGACCGTAGTCATTGACTATTCCCACCCCAACCTGGCCAAAGAGATGCACGTGGGCCACCTGCGCACCACCATCATCGGCGACGCCCTGGCGCGCCTGTTGGAGTTCCAGGGCCATAAGGTTGTGCGCCAAAACCATATGGGCGATTGGGGTACCCAGTTCGGCATGTTGCTCGCGCACCTGTCCGACAAACTGGCGGATAGCGATGCCGAAGTGGCGCTGGCCGATCTGGAAGTCTTCTACCGCGAAGCCAAGGTACGCTTCGACGAAGAAGAAGGCTTTGCCGATCGCGCACGTGAATACGTCGTAAAACTGCAAGGCGGTGACGAGCAGTGCCTGAAACTGTGGAAACAGTTTATCGATATCTCCATCAGTCACTGTGAAGAAATCTACTCCAAGCTGAATGTCACCCTCAAGCAGGAAGATGTTTACGCAGAGAGCCAATATAACGACGACCTGCCGGTACTGGTTAAAGAGCTACTAGACCGTGGCATCGCCGTCGAAGACCAGGGCGCTATTGTAGTGTTTCTGGAAGAGATGGCCGATAAAGAGGGCAATCCCAGCCCGATGATTATCCAGAAGAAAGGTGGCGGTTACTTGTATGCTACCACCGACCTTGCTGCCATCCGCTACCGCGCCAATCAACTAGGGGCCGACCGCATTCTCTACGTGGTGGACGCGCGCCAATCCCTGCATCTGCAGCAGGCCTTTGTCGCCTCGCGCAAAGCCGGCTTCCTGCCGGAGACCCTCTCTCTGGAGCACTGCGCCTTCGGCACCATGATGGGCGACGACGGCAAGCCTTTTAAAACCCGCACCGGCGGAACCGTAAAACTGGCGGCCCTGCTGGACGAAGCGGTGGAGCGTGCAGAAAAACTGGTCTCCGAGAAAAACCCGGAACTGGATGCAAAAACCTGTGCGGAAATTGCACGCAAAGTAGGCATCGGCGCAGTGAAATATGCCGACCTGAGTAAAACCCGTACCAACGATTACATCTTCAGCTGGGAATCCATGCTCAGCTTCGAGGGCAACACCGCTCCCTACCTGCAGTATGCCTACACTCGTGTGCGCAGTATTTTCCGCAAAGCTGGTATCGAACCAAATGCACTTAAGGGCGATATCCAACTTGAGAGCCCACAAGAGCGTATCCTGGCGGTTAAATTGAGCCAGTTTGGTGAAGTGCTGGACCAGGTAGCCAAGGACACTTTCCCTCATGTGCTCTGCACTTATCTATACGAGCTGGCCAGTGCCTATATGAGCTTCTACGAAGCCTGCCCGGTATTGAAAGAAGGCGTAAGTGAGCAGCAGAAACAGAGTCGCCTGCAATTGTGTAATCTGGTGGCCAGCACTATCGCTACCGGCCTCGATCTACTCGGCATTGAAGTGATGGAGCAGATGTAA
- the fliP gene encoding flagellar type III secretion system pore protein FliP (The bacterial flagellar biogenesis protein FliP forms a type III secretion system (T3SS)-type pore required for flagellar assembly.) translates to MLRKFSVFAILILYFLSLESFAQSESISLAGDKIQFSVNAGGDEGDLAAPLQILLLLTLLSVAPAILIMLTAFTRIVIVLSMLRQALAMPSTPPNSVLISFALILTIYVMLPVFEKINDVAIDPYLKKQVSLSSAVDLAKAPIKDFMISQTREKDIVLISELSDSDISYEPQDLDLSILVPAFLLSELQSAFIIGFVIFLPFLMIDLIVASVLMSMGMIMLPPTTISLPIKVLVFVLIEGWSLLAYSLVGSFT, encoded by the coding sequence GTGCTGCGTAAATTTTCTGTTTTTGCAATACTTATTCTCTACTTTTTATCTCTTGAATCTTTCGCTCAATCTGAGTCAATAAGTTTGGCCGGCGATAAAATTCAGTTCTCAGTTAATGCGGGAGGGGACGAGGGAGATCTAGCTGCACCATTACAAATATTGTTGCTGCTAACTCTACTAAGTGTCGCTCCGGCAATTCTAATCATGTTGACAGCTTTTACACGAATAGTAATTGTGTTGTCAATGCTAAGGCAAGCACTTGCTATGCCTAGCACTCCACCTAATAGTGTTTTAATTAGTTTTGCTCTAATTTTAACTATCTACGTAATGCTGCCAGTTTTTGAGAAAATTAACGATGTCGCTATCGATCCTTACTTAAAGAAGCAAGTTTCTTTAAGTTCTGCTGTTGATTTGGCTAAAGCCCCAATTAAGGACTTTATGATAAGCCAAACACGTGAAAAAGATATAGTGCTTATTTCAGAGTTGTCCGATAGTGATATATCTTATGAACCACAAGATCTAGATTTATCTATTTTAGTGCCGGCTTTTTTGCTCAGTGAACTCCAGTCTGCATTTATTATTGGATTTGTTATATTTCTTCCTTTTTTAATGATTGACTTAATTGTAGCTAGCGTTTTAATGTCGATGGGTATGATTATGTTACCCCCAACTACTATTTCCCTTCCTATAAAAGTTCTTGTATTTGTATTAATTGAGGGCTGGTCACTTTTAGCATATTCATTGGTTGGTAGTTTTACATAG
- a CDS encoding FliI/YscN family ATPase, with protein MNTTASLVESIKTTNTIGKFGKLVSFHGTYVSATGVAARIGDLCYIYKKNKAEKIRSEVVGFDKDNIILMPFDTMTGLMPGDRVERINNNTKNIFSDRLIGRVIDALGEPLDSLGDISSIGNGAWKTPGPINPFERKRIDTIANTGIPIIDGLLTLGEGQRVGIFSGSGVGKTTLINQLLSASDTEVNVIALIGERGREVTEFIECILGKEGLSKSVVIVASAEQPPLCRVYAAHTAAKIAEYFSYQGKDVLLTIDSITRLAMAQREIGLARGEPPSVKGYTPSCYSILPNLIEKSGAFKTRGTITAYYTVLVEGDDMSDPVADYMRGILDGHIVLDRDIAAQGKYPAVNIQESVSRAKGALINDAEKSILMLIYKYHSLFHESKSMIDIGAYKEGENVELDKAIYIEGRINDLFYTGKSLDRNTVMDELSDIISSASQRVSS; from the coding sequence ATGAACACTACGGCTAGTCTTGTAGAGAGCATTAAAACTACCAACACCATAGGTAAATTTGGCAAGTTAGTTAGTTTTCATGGAACCTATGTATCTGCTACAGGTGTTGCCGCTCGTATTGGCGACCTATGCTATATTTATAAAAAAAATAAAGCTGAAAAAATTCGGTCTGAAGTTGTCGGCTTTGATAAAGATAATATAATTCTTATGCCCTTCGATACAATGACAGGATTAATGCCTGGAGACCGGGTAGAAAGAATAAATAATAATACAAAAAATATATTTAGCGATCGACTGATTGGTAGAGTAATCGATGCATTAGGAGAACCTTTAGACTCTCTTGGTGATATCTCTTCAATTGGTAACGGGGCATGGAAAACTCCCGGCCCAATTAACCCTTTTGAAAGGAAGAGAATTGACACAATTGCTAATACTGGAATCCCGATAATTGACGGATTACTTACCCTGGGTGAAGGGCAAAGGGTGGGTATATTTTCTGGAAGTGGCGTAGGAAAAACAACTTTAATTAATCAGTTGCTTAGTGCTAGTGATACCGAAGTAAATGTAATTGCATTAATTGGCGAACGAGGTCGCGAAGTAACAGAGTTTATAGAATGTATTTTGGGAAAGGAAGGTCTGTCAAAGTCCGTAGTAATCGTCGCCTCAGCCGAACAGCCACCTTTGTGTCGTGTATATGCGGCGCACACTGCAGCCAAAATAGCAGAGTATTTTAGTTATCAAGGTAAGGATGTCTTGCTGACCATTGACTCAATAACGAGATTAGCAATGGCCCAAAGAGAAATTGGTTTAGCCAGGGGGGAACCGCCTTCAGTTAAAGGCTATACGCCTTCCTGTTATTCTATTTTACCAAACCTCATTGAAAAATCTGGTGCTTTTAAGACTAGAGGCACTATCACCGCCTATTATACGGTGTTAGTTGAAGGTGATGACATGAGTGATCCCGTAGCCGACTATATGCGAGGGATCCTAGACGGCCATATAGTTTTAGACCGAGATATAGCCGCTCAAGGTAAATACCCTGCAGTCAACATACAGGAAAGTGTTAGCAGAGCTAAGGGGGCGCTAATCAATGATGCTGAAAAGTCAATTCTCATGCTGATCTATAAATATCATTCATTATTCCATGAGTCTAAGTCAATGATAGATATCGGAGCATACAAGGAAGGTGAAAATGTTGAATTGGATAAAGCTATATATATTGAAGGAAGAATTAATGATTTATTTTATACCGGTAAGTCATTAGATAGAAATACTGTAATGGATGAGCTGAGTGATATTATAAGTTCCGCTAGCCAAAGGGTGTCGAGTTGA
- a CDS encoding nucleoside hydrolase yields MKFKHWISAGALVLGSLVTLASCNADSGRHGNKLHQASKNENAQPIIWIGDFNNFDDAVALMLIAKDPRYTLELAVVEDSFNTVAHGANTVYNILEWLGNNDTKVIRGAYFATEEVAYGANGKASNDPVNDGKAVPGRNDYQLPNSSDFTTGTWNLERRNTMGINLYGQYVPGPWRDNGSTLYGTDHLIPRAKQDHYRYQGNNGVSFDFELAEDIILETLSNLEQHPVVFNTGKLTTLARVLGKANKEQLAKIDRVIMMGGGFENYQPFTADHEAACFGDKSRNLGGNIFSHPSFGCGSDFSTHQEFNILLDPLSAQWAFDALSENNIETYLVPTNSTDMAKVQGSTIEALAERRATPEACYTSQLLSSIREFEGGDFQGNGDFAMDAVIRLWDIIAALVLLEPETMEMDLVPGFIEVDQLNAGLADSMTPYDPITFDPTVGKTTFVENGKGLEVNVVMGINHDAARTAMIERLRDRFNSARKGARCRLK; encoded by the coding sequence ATGAAATTTAAACACTGGATCTCTGCCGGGGCTTTGGTGCTAGGCAGTCTTGTCACCCTCGCCTCATGCAACGCCGACAGTGGCCGCCACGGTAATAAGCTGCATCAGGCCAGCAAAAACGAAAATGCCCAACCCATTATTTGGATCGGCGACTTCAATAACTTTGACGATGCAGTAGCATTGATGTTGATCGCCAAGGACCCCCGCTATACCCTGGAGTTAGCGGTAGTAGAGGATTCTTTCAATACCGTCGCCCATGGAGCCAATACGGTTTATAACATCCTCGAGTGGCTGGGCAACAACGATACCAAAGTAATTCGCGGTGCCTACTTTGCTACCGAAGAAGTTGCCTATGGAGCTAACGGAAAGGCCTCTAACGATCCAGTCAATGATGGCAAGGCTGTGCCCGGCCGCAATGACTATCAGCTGCCCAACTCCTCTGATTTCACCACCGGCACCTGGAACCTGGAACGCCGTAATACCATGGGTATTAACCTCTATGGCCAATATGTACCCGGCCCCTGGCGCGATAACGGCTCCACTTTGTACGGCACCGACCACCTGATTCCCCGCGCAAAACAGGATCACTACCGCTACCAAGGCAACAATGGTGTTTCTTTTGATTTCGAACTGGCCGAAGACATCATCCTGGAGACCCTAAGTAATCTGGAGCAGCATCCAGTAGTTTTCAATACCGGTAAACTCACTACCCTGGCCCGCGTACTCGGCAAGGCAAATAAAGAGCAGCTGGCTAAAATTGATCGCGTTATAATGATGGGCGGCGGCTTCGAAAATTACCAGCCGTTTACTGCAGATCACGAAGCGGCCTGCTTCGGCGATAAATCCCGCAACCTGGGCGGCAATATTTTCTCCCACCCAAGTTTCGGATGCGGCAGCGACTTCAGCACCCACCAGGAATTCAATATTCTACTCGACCCCCTGAGCGCGCAGTGGGCCTTTGACGCCCTAAGCGAAAATAATATTGAAACCTATCTGGTACCCACCAACTCCACCGATATGGCCAAGGTACAGGGCAGCACCATCGAAGCCCTGGCAGAACGCCGCGCAACTCCTGAAGCCTGCTACACCTCACAGTTACTTAGCTCCATTCGCGAATTTGAGGGTGGCGATTTCCAGGGTAACGGCGACTTCGCCATGGACGCGGTTATTCGCCTGTGGGACATAATCGCGGCACTGGTACTGTTGGAACCTGAAACTATGGAGATGGATCTGGTTCCCGGTTTTATCGAAGTAGACCAGCTGAATGCCGGCCTGGCCGACAGCATGACTCCCTACGACCCAATTACCTTCGATCCCACTGTGGGCAAAACTACTTTTGTAGAGAATGGCAAAGGCTTGGAAGTGAATGTAGTCATGGGAATTAACCACGACGCCGCTCGTACCGCGATGATTGAGCGTTTACGTGATCGGTTTAATTCTGCCCGAAAGGGGGCTAGGTGCCGTCTTAAGTAG
- a CDS encoding IS30 family transposase: MSYYQLSENERYQIYSLRKAGHSQKAIAKLLERHPSTISRELRRNTGLRGYRPGQAHTLAELRRQQAYKAQKVTDSVWQQIDTLTRKELSPQQTASYLRRHTGVSLHHETIYQLIYLDQTNGGDLYKHLRVASKPYRKRYGKYDRRGKIKNRVSIDDRPAVVDRMNRIGDWEGDTIIGKGRGGALLTMVERKTLYTVIVRLTGKRSDLLAEAAVSHMVSIKDKIKTITFDNGLEFSGHETIAEGLDAEIYFAHPYSSWERGINENTYGLIRQYFPKGTDFNKVTDEQVQFVMDRLNSRPRASRGERSPNELFMGLQDDLLAA, encoded by the coding sequence ATGAGCTACTACCAACTGAGCGAGAACGAACGATACCAGATTTACAGCTTAAGAAAAGCCGGACACTCTCAGAAAGCAATAGCAAAATTGTTAGAGAGGCATCCCTCGACGATCAGCCGAGAGCTGCGACGTAATACAGGCTTACGAGGATATCGGCCAGGACAAGCACATACCCTTGCGGAGCTAAGACGCCAGCAAGCGTATAAGGCACAGAAAGTGACTGATAGCGTGTGGCAACAAATAGATACCCTAACTCGGAAAGAATTAAGTCCTCAGCAGACTGCAAGCTATTTAAGGAGACATACGGGTGTATCGTTACATCATGAGACGATCTATCAACTTATTTATTTAGATCAGACAAATGGTGGAGACTTATACAAGCATCTTAGGGTTGCATCAAAGCCCTATCGCAAGCGCTACGGGAAGTATGATCGACGCGGAAAGATCAAAAACAGAGTGAGCATAGATGATCGGCCAGCAGTTGTTGATCGGATGAATCGGATAGGTGACTGGGAAGGTGATACCATTATAGGCAAGGGACGTGGCGGAGCTTTGCTGACTATGGTTGAACGCAAGACGTTATACACGGTTATTGTTAGATTGACAGGTAAACGATCAGACTTGTTGGCTGAAGCAGCGGTTAGTCATATGGTGAGCATCAAAGATAAAATCAAAACAATTACCTTCGACAATGGTCTTGAATTCTCTGGTCATGAAACGATTGCAGAAGGCTTAGACGCTGAAATTTACTTTGCTCACCCATATTCATCCTGGGAGAGAGGGATCAATGAAAATACTTACGGCCTCATTCGACAGTATTTCCCAAAGGGTACCGACTTTAATAAAGTAACAGACGAGCAGGTTCAATTTGTAATGGATCGCCTGAATAGTAGACCAAGAGCGAGTCGGGGTGAAAGATCACCGAATGAATTATTTATGGGGCTGCAAGATGATCTGCTTGCAGCATAA